From one Comamonas piscis genomic stretch:
- the mpl gene encoding UDP-N-acetylmuramate:L-alanyl-gamma-D-glutamyl-meso-diaminopimelate ligase: protein MHIHILGICGTFMGGVAALAREAGHKVTGCDSGVYPPMSDQLRALGIDLIEGFGADQLALQPDMYVVGNVVSRARLDDGSPKFPLMEAILDSGAPYTSGPQWLAEHVLQGRHVLAVAGTHGKTTTTSMLTWILEAAGLQPGFLVGGVPLDFGVSARLGAATRPGEGDQRPVFVIEADEYDTAFFDKRSKFVHYRPRTAVLNNLEFDHADIFDNLAAIERQFHHLVRTVPASGRVVANGVEESLTRVLHQGCWSEVVRFGAAIDDMRAEGDPSNFEVFYKDAPAGKVQWGLSGVHNQMNALAAIAAAQHVGVAPAQAAQALSRFQNVKRRMELRGTAAGIQVYDDFAHHPTAIRTTLDGLRQQVGAQTRILAVFEPRSNTMKLGTMKSQLPWSLESADLAFCHTAGLDWDAAQALAPMGARAQTAGSIDTLIAQVLAAAQPGDVIVGMSNGGFGGIHDKLLKALAEQG from the coding sequence ATGCACATTCATATTCTGGGTATTTGTGGCACCTTTATGGGTGGAGTGGCGGCCTTGGCACGCGAGGCGGGTCACAAAGTAACGGGTTGCGACAGCGGCGTCTATCCGCCGATGAGTGACCAGTTGCGCGCGCTCGGTATTGACCTGATCGAGGGCTTTGGCGCCGACCAGCTCGCGCTCCAGCCCGATATGTATGTGGTTGGCAATGTGGTCAGCCGCGCGCGCCTGGACGATGGCTCGCCCAAGTTCCCGCTGATGGAAGCCATTCTTGACAGCGGCGCCCCCTACACCAGCGGGCCACAATGGTTGGCCGAGCATGTGTTGCAGGGCCGCCATGTGCTGGCGGTGGCGGGCACCCATGGCAAAACCACCACCACTTCGATGCTGACCTGGATTCTGGAGGCCGCCGGCCTGCAGCCGGGCTTTCTGGTCGGTGGCGTGCCGCTGGATTTTGGCGTCTCCGCCCGCTTGGGTGCCGCTACCCGGCCCGGTGAGGGTGACCAGCGCCCCGTGTTTGTCATCGAAGCGGATGAGTACGACACCGCCTTCTTCGACAAGCGCAGCAAGTTTGTGCACTACCGCCCCCGCACGGCGGTGCTGAACAACCTGGAGTTCGACCACGCCGACATCTTTGATAACCTGGCAGCCATTGAGCGCCAGTTCCACCACCTGGTACGCACTGTGCCCGCCAGCGGCCGCGTGGTGGCCAATGGTGTTGAAGAGAGCCTGACCCGCGTGCTGCACCAAGGCTGTTGGAGTGAGGTCGTGCGCTTTGGCGCCGCCATTGACGATATGCGCGCCGAAGGCGACCCCTCGAACTTCGAAGTGTTCTACAAAGATGCGCCTGCCGGCAAGGTGCAATGGGGTCTGAGCGGCGTGCACAACCAAATGAATGCACTCGCCGCGATTGCCGCCGCCCAGCATGTGGGCGTGGCGCCCGCGCAGGCGGCCCAGGCGCTGTCACGCTTTCAAAACGTCAAACGCCGTATGGAGCTGCGCGGCACTGCGGCCGGCATCCAGGTCTATGACGATTTCGCCCACCACCCCACCGCCATCCGCACCACCTTGGATGGCTTGCGCCAGCAGGTTGGCGCGCAAACCCGTATTCTTGCGGTGTTCGAACCGCGCAGCAACACCATGAAGCTGGGCACGATGAAATCGCAGTTGCCCTGGTCGCTGGAATCGGCCGATCTGGCCTTTTGCCACACCGCCGGCCTCGACTGGGATGCCGCCCAGGCTTTGGCCCCCATGGGCGCGCGCGCCCAGACCGCCGGCAGCATCGATACCCTGATTGCCCAGGTGCTGGCTGCCGCGCAACCCGGCGATGTCATCGTCGGCATGAGCAATGGCGGCTTTGGCGGGATCCACGACAAACTGCTGAAGGCGCTCGCCGAACAGGGCTGA
- a CDS encoding 3-deoxy-7-phosphoheptulonate synthase, translating to MTQQAQPTNDAWYRGVEKTSQTDDQRIKDITVLPPPEHLIRFFPINGTPVESLISNTRQNIHNIMAGQDDRLLVIIGPCSIHDPQAALEYARRLKAVRKQYEGTLEIVMRVYFEKPRTTVGWKGLINDPYLDESYRIDEGLRIARQLLIEINRQGVPAGSEFLDMISPQYIGDLISWGAIGARTTESQVHRELASGISAPVGFKNGTDGNIRIATDAIQSASRPHHFLSVHKNGQVAIVHTKGNTNCHVILRGGKTPNYDAAHVAAACKDLEAAHLPANLMVDCSHANSSKQHEKQMEVVHDIAQQIEGGSRSVFGVMIESHLQAGAQKFTPGKNDPDSLEYGKSITDACLGWDDSLATLAELSEAVQARRVRANTEETAAATV from the coding sequence ATGACTCAGCAAGCCCAACCCACAAACGATGCTTGGTATCGCGGTGTCGAGAAAACCAGCCAAACCGACGACCAACGTATCAAGGACATTACTGTGCTGCCGCCTCCCGAGCATCTGATTCGCTTCTTCCCCATCAACGGCACGCCCGTTGAATCGCTGATCAGCAACACCCGCCAAAACATCCACAACATCATGGCCGGCCAGGATGACCGCCTGCTGGTCATCATCGGCCCCTGCTCGATCCACGATCCGCAAGCCGCGCTGGAGTACGCCCGCCGCCTCAAGGCCGTGCGCAAGCAGTACGAGGGAACCTTGGAGATCGTCATGCGGGTGTACTTTGAAAAGCCCCGCACGACGGTGGGCTGGAAGGGCCTCATCAACGACCCCTACCTCGACGAGAGCTACCGCATCGACGAAGGCCTGCGCATTGCCCGCCAGCTGCTGATTGAGATCAACCGCCAGGGCGTGCCAGCGGGCAGCGAGTTCCTGGACATGATCTCGCCCCAGTACATTGGTGACCTGATCAGCTGGGGCGCGATTGGTGCGCGCACGACGGAGAGCCAGGTGCACCGCGAGTTGGCCTCGGGCATCTCGGCGCCGGTGGGCTTCAAGAACGGCACCGATGGCAATATCCGCATTGCGACCGACGCCATCCAGTCGGCCAGCCGCCCGCACCACTTCCTGTCGGTGCACAAGAACGGCCAGGTCGCCATCGTGCACACCAAGGGCAATACCAACTGCCACGTGATTTTGCGCGGCGGCAAGACGCCCAATTACGATGCCGCCCATGTGGCCGCTGCCTGCAAGGACCTGGAGGCCGCGCACCTGCCGGCTAACCTGATGGTGGATTGCAGCCATGCCAACAGCAGCAAGCAGCATGAGAAGCAAATGGAGGTCGTGCACGATATCGCGCAGCAGATCGAAGGCGGATCACGCAGCGTGTTTGGTGTGATGATCGAGAGCCATCTGCAAGCCGGTGCGCAAAAGTTCACGCCCGGCAAAAACGACCCCGACAGCCTGGAATACGGCAAGAGCATCACCGATGCCTGCCTGGGCTGGGACGATTCGCTGGCGACCTTGGCTGAGCTGTCCGAGGCGGTGCAGGCCCGCCGCGTGCGCGCAAACACCGAGGAGACCGCCGCTGCAACGGTGTAA
- the tldD gene encoding metalloprotease TldD yields MNAPFDLAVAKPLAASTEQRLAMARSLLLTPFGLDDSHLTRALADIRAHKVDDADLYFQYTRAEGWSLEEGIVKTGSFSIDQGVGVRAVAGEKTAFAYSDDISLASLLDAAHTVRSIGAQSQSRQVRVPRKKIALSRSLYPDVDPISTLDSTAKVALLEKVEKLARAKDPRVKQVMAGLAAEHDVVLVARADGTLAADVRPLVRLSVTVIAESKSRREVGSAGGGGRFGLAYFDDELVQQYVDEAVKAALVNLESRPAPAGVMTVVLGPGWPGVLLHEAVGHGLEGDFNRKGSSAFSGMIGQRVAAKGVTVLDDGTIADRRGSLNVDDEGQPTQRNVLIEDGILKGYIQDAMNARLMKVKPTGNGRRESYAHIPMPRMTNTYMLNGDKDPQEIIASIKKGLYASNFGGGQVDITSGKFVFSASEAYWVENGKIQYPVKGATIVGSGPECLKHVSMIGNDMRLDSGVGTCGKEGQSVPVGVGQPTMRIDGLTVGGTA; encoded by the coding sequence ATGAATGCACCTTTTGACCTTGCTGTGGCCAAGCCGCTGGCGGCTTCTACCGAACAACGACTGGCGATGGCGCGCAGCCTGCTGCTGACGCCCTTTGGTCTGGATGACAGCCATCTGACGCGCGCGCTGGCCGATATCCGCGCCCACAAGGTGGACGATGCAGATCTCTATTTCCAGTACACCCGGGCCGAAGGCTGGAGTTTGGAAGAGGGCATCGTCAAGACGGGTTCTTTCTCCATCGACCAGGGTGTGGGCGTGCGTGCGGTTGCCGGTGAGAAGACGGCCTTTGCCTATTCGGACGACATCTCGCTGGCATCCTTGCTAGACGCCGCCCATACGGTGCGCAGCATCGGCGCGCAAAGCCAGTCGCGCCAGGTGCGGGTGCCGCGCAAGAAGATTGCGCTCAGCCGCTCGCTCTACCCCGATGTGGACCCGATCTCCACCCTCGACAGCACCGCCAAGGTGGCCTTGCTGGAGAAGGTTGAAAAGCTGGCCCGCGCCAAGGATCCGCGCGTCAAGCAGGTGATGGCAGGCCTGGCGGCCGAGCACGATGTGGTGCTGGTTGCGCGTGCCGATGGGACCTTGGCGGCCGATGTGCGCCCGCTGGTACGCCTGTCGGTGACGGTGATTGCCGAGAGCAAGAGCCGCCGCGAGGTGGGTTCGGCCGGCGGCGGTGGCCGCTTTGGCCTGGCCTATTTTGACGATGAACTGGTGCAGCAGTATGTGGACGAGGCCGTCAAGGCGGCCTTGGTGAACCTGGAGTCGCGCCCCGCGCCTGCTGGCGTGATGACCGTGGTGTTGGGTCCCGGCTGGCCGGGTGTGCTGCTGCATGAGGCCGTGGGCCATGGCCTGGAAGGCGACTTCAACCGCAAGGGATCGAGCGCCTTCAGCGGCATGATTGGCCAGCGCGTCGCTGCCAAGGGTGTGACCGTGCTGGACGATGGCACGATTGCCGACCGCCGCGGCTCGCTGAATGTGGACGACGAGGGCCAGCCGACCCAGCGCAATGTGCTGATCGAGGATGGCATCTTGAAGGGCTACATCCAGGATGCGATGAATGCGCGCCTGATGAAGGTCAAGCCCACCGGCAATGGCCGGCGCGAGAGCTATGCCCACATCCCCATGCCGCGTATGACCAACACCTACATGCTGAATGGCGACAAGGATCCGCAGGAGATCATTGCCTCCATCAAGAAGGGCCTGTATGCGTCCAACTTTGGTGGTGGCCAAGTCGATATCACCAGCGGCAAGTTTGTGTTCTCTGCCAGCGAAGCCTATTGGGTGGAGAACGGCAAGATCCAGTACCCCGTCAAGGGCGCCACCATTGTGGGTAGCGGCCCGGAATGCCTGAAGCATGTCAGCATGATCGGCAACGACATGCGCCTGGACAGCGGCGTGGGCACCTGCGGCAAGGAAGGCCAGAGCGTGCCAGTCGGTGTGGGCCAGCCGACCATGCGTATCGATGGTTTGACCGTGGGCGGCACCGCTTAA
- the rodA gene encoding rod shape-determining protein RodA produces the protein MSEVLDKPNLFQRLLPMLRGYDWPLIFIIGTLAAIGLTAMYSAGFDHGTRFSDHGRNMLLALGILLVVSQIPPHRLASFALPLYGLGVALLIAVALFGITKKGAQRWVNLGIVIQPSELLKIAMPLMLAWWFQRREGALRPVDFVVAFAILIIPVGLIMKQPDLGTSLLVMAAGLAVIYFAGLSWKLIIPPVLLGAIGLLLIAIYGHHLCEDGMDLVVLHEYQRQRVCTLLDPTRDPLGKGFHIIQGMIAIGSGGFMGKGFMAGTQTHLEFIPERTTDFIFAAFSEEFGLAGNLLLIFFFLLLVWRGLAIAMRAPTLFGRLMAGAVAMIFFTYAFVNMGMVSGILPVVGVPLPFVSYGGTAMVTLGLALGILMSVARSQRQLAREQAPRL, from the coding sequence ATGTCCGAAGTTCTTGATAAACCGAATCTGTTCCAGCGTCTGTTGCCGATGCTGCGCGGCTATGACTGGCCGCTGATCTTCATCATCGGCACCCTGGCAGCCATCGGACTGACGGCCATGTATTCCGCCGGTTTTGACCATGGCACCCGGTTCTCCGACCATGGCCGCAACATGCTGCTGGCTTTGGGCATTTTGCTGGTGGTGTCGCAGATTCCTCCGCACCGCTTGGCCAGTTTTGCACTGCCGCTGTACGGCTTGGGCGTTGCCTTGTTGATAGCGGTGGCCTTGTTCGGCATCACCAAGAAGGGTGCGCAGCGCTGGGTAAACCTGGGCATCGTCATCCAGCCCAGCGAATTGCTGAAGATTGCGATGCCGCTGATGCTGGCCTGGTGGTTTCAGCGCCGCGAGGGGGCCTTGCGCCCGGTCGACTTTGTCGTGGCCTTTGCAATCCTCATCATTCCCGTCGGGCTGATCATGAAGCAGCCGGATTTGGGGACGTCCCTGCTGGTGATGGCCGCCGGCCTGGCCGTCATCTATTTTGCCGGGCTGTCCTGGAAGCTGATCATTCCTCCGGTGCTGCTTGGCGCCATCGGGCTGCTGCTGATTGCCATCTATGGCCACCACCTCTGCGAAGACGGCATGGACCTGGTGGTGCTGCATGAATACCAGCGTCAGCGCGTCTGCACCTTGCTCGACCCGACACGCGACCCGTTGGGCAAGGGCTTTCACATCATCCAGGGGATGATCGCCATTGGCTCGGGCGGTTTCATGGGCAAGGGCTTTATGGCGGGCACACAGACCCATCTGGAGTTCATCCCCGAGCGCACCACCGACTTTATCTTTGCCGCGTTTTCTGAAGAGTTCGGTCTGGCCGGCAATCTGCTGCTGATCTTCTTCTTCCTGCTGCTGGTCTGGCGCGGCCTGGCGATTGCGATGCGCGCACCCACCTTGTTTGGCCGGCTGATGGCGGGTGCGGTGGCGATGATCTTTTTCACCTATGCCTTTGTCAACATGGGCATGGTGAGTGGCATCTTGCCGGTGGTGGGCGTGCCCTTGCCCTTTGTCAGCTATGGGGGCACGGCGATGGTCACCTTGGGGCTGGCGCTGGGGATTTTGATGTCGGTCGCCAGATCGCAGCGCCAGCTGGCGCGGGAGCAGGCGCCCCGTCTATGA
- a CDS encoding YqiA/YcfP family alpha/beta fold hydrolase gives MTTTHLLYLHGFRSSPQSAKAQRLQRHIEDSHPHVVWSAPQLPASPRQAADLLLATTRNWAGLPPESLAVVGSSLGGFYASWVAQQLRCKSVMINPSTTPWVTLEQHLGEQTAWHNPEESFFFRPEYLDELQALNVNGQPPAAPQLLIAAMGDEVLHWQDMVARYPAAQLLLDEGSDHALSNFESYLPQIDKFLGW, from the coding sequence ATGACGACCACCCACTTGCTTTACCTGCACGGCTTTCGCTCTTCTCCCCAATCGGCCAAGGCCCAGCGCCTGCAGCGCCATATTGAAGATAGCCATCCCCATGTCGTGTGGTCCGCGCCACAACTGCCCGCCTCGCCCCGGCAAGCGGCCGATCTGCTGCTGGCGACCACCCGCAACTGGGCCGGCCTGCCGCCCGAGAGCCTGGCCGTCGTCGGCTCCTCGCTGGGTGGTTTCTATGCCAGTTGGGTGGCCCAGCAACTGCGCTGCAAAAGCGTGATGATCAACCCATCCACCACACCCTGGGTGACCTTGGAGCAACACCTGGGCGAGCAAACGGCCTGGCACAACCCGGAAGAATCCTTCTTCTTCCGCCCCGAATACCTGGACGAGCTGCAGGCGCTGAACGTGAACGGCCAGCCGCCCGCCGCCCCGCAGTTGCTGATTGCCGCCATGGGCGATGAGGTGCTGCACTGGCAGGACATGGTCGCGCGCTACCCTGCCGCCCAGCTGCTGCTGGACGAGGGCAGCGACCATGCGCTGTCGAACTTCGAGAGCTATCTGCCGCAGATCGACAAGTTTCTGGGCTGGTAA
- a CDS encoding ribonuclease catalytic domain-containing protein → MYALFDDAGKFLAGRILSEAESSAQIELDSGKRVKVKAANLLLKFDKPAPAELIAQAQALSVEIDPQLAWEFAPEQEFGFADLARDYFSENASITEQVAALFKLFEAPHYFRRAGKGRFKKAPEEIVQQALAAIEKKAQLQAQIDAWAVELANGQCPAPVQQQLYKILFRPDKNAPEYKAVVEASRKAQLAPLALLQKAGAIDSSYQFHWQRFLFDNFPKGTGFPAVTAPLPPSDLPLATVEAYSIDDSATTEIDDALSVQGLGTGQVIVGVHIAAPGLAIEPGSALDHLGRSRYSTVYMPGYKVTMLPDEVVQIYTLDEGRANPAVSLYVTYDEATLEVLNKETRLERVPVVSNFRYDKLDHIATEAWLTDPSLQVEDTPQPLLDKRDELTFLYRLSRHLKAGREVVRGKPENFNRPDYNFRLQGNGDQVPNGTETVQITVRKRGAPLDLIVAEAAIVANSSWGQLLADHGVPGIYRSQASLAPGIKVRMSTKALPHAGIGVKSYVWATSPLRRYTDLANQWQIIACARHGATAALVAPFKPKDAELFSIISGFDAAYSAYNGYQAGMERYWTLKYLMQNNISDLTATVMKEGPAGSMLVRADALPLVFPVLGAQNLPRGAQVRVKLGEIDEITLDVTGTVLERLDDAQANQAETESPEDEEEAVAGPIAIAVDMSDGEDAAAIKTD, encoded by the coding sequence ATGTATGCACTGTTTGACGACGCTGGCAAGTTTCTCGCCGGCCGTATCCTCTCCGAAGCTGAAAGTTCCGCGCAAATTGAATTGGACTCCGGGAAACGGGTCAAGGTCAAAGCAGCGAACCTGCTCCTCAAATTTGACAAGCCGGCGCCCGCTGAGCTGATCGCACAGGCGCAAGCGCTGTCCGTAGAGATAGATCCCCAGCTGGCCTGGGAGTTTGCGCCTGAGCAGGAATTTGGCTTTGCCGACCTGGCGCGCGACTACTTCTCGGAGAACGCCTCGATCACCGAGCAGGTGGCGGCGCTGTTCAAACTGTTTGAAGCACCGCACTACTTCCGCCGTGCGGGCAAGGGTCGCTTCAAGAAGGCGCCTGAAGAGATCGTGCAGCAGGCGCTGGCCGCCATCGAGAAAAAGGCCCAGCTCCAGGCGCAGATCGATGCCTGGGCGGTCGAGCTGGCCAACGGCCAGTGCCCGGCCCCTGTGCAACAGCAGCTCTACAAGATTCTGTTCCGCCCCGACAAGAACGCGCCCGAATACAAGGCCGTCGTCGAAGCCAGCCGCAAGGCGCAGCTGGCGCCGCTGGCACTGCTGCAAAAGGCAGGCGCCATCGACTCGTCCTACCAGTTCCACTGGCAGCGCTTTTTGTTTGACAACTTCCCCAAGGGCACGGGCTTCCCAGCCGTCACCGCGCCACTGCCGCCTAGTGATCTGCCACTGGCCACGGTGGAGGCCTACTCCATCGACGATTCGGCCACGACCGAAATCGACGATGCGCTGTCGGTGCAAGGTCTGGGCACGGGCCAGGTCATCGTCGGTGTACACATTGCCGCCCCCGGCCTGGCCATCGAGCCCGGCTCGGCACTCGACCATCTGGGTCGCAGCCGCTATTCCACCGTCTACATGCCGGGCTACAAGGTCACGATGCTGCCCGACGAAGTCGTGCAGATCTACACCTTGGACGAAGGCCGCGCCAACCCGGCCGTGTCGCTCTACGTCACCTACGACGAAGCCACCCTGGAAGTGCTGAACAAGGAAACCCGCCTGGAACGCGTGCCCGTGGTCAGCAACTTCCGCTACGACAAGCTCGACCATATCGCCACCGAAGCCTGGCTGACTGATCCCAGCCTGCAGGTCGAGGACACGCCCCAACCACTGCTGGACAAGCGCGACGAGCTGACCTTCCTCTACCGCCTCTCGCGCCACCTCAAGGCGGGCCGCGAAGTGGTGCGTGGCAAGCCCGAGAACTTCAACCGCCCGGACTACAACTTCCGCCTGCAAGGCAATGGCGACCAGGTGCCCAATGGCACGGAGACCGTGCAGATCACCGTGCGCAAGAGGGGCGCGCCGCTGGACCTGATCGTGGCTGAAGCGGCCATCGTTGCCAACAGCAGCTGGGGCCAGCTGCTGGCCGACCATGGTGTGCCCGGCATCTACCGCAGCCAGGCCAGCCTGGCGCCCGGCATCAAGGTGCGCATGTCCACCAAGGCGCTGCCGCATGCGGGCATTGGCGTCAAAAGCTATGTCTGGGCCACGTCGCCGCTGCGCCGCTATACCGACCTGGCCAACCAATGGCAGATCATTGCCTGCGCGCGCCATGGCGCCACCGCAGCGCTGGTCGCCCCGTTCAAGCCCAAGGATGCGGAGCTGTTCTCCATCATCAGCGGCTTTGATGCGGCTTACAGCGCCTACAACGGCTACCAGGCTGGCATGGAGCGCTACTGGACCCTGAAGTACCTGATGCAAAACAACATCAGTGACCTCACTGCAACAGTTATGAAGGAAGGCCCGGCAGGCAGCATGTTGGTGCGTGCAGATGCACTACCATTGGTGTTTCCGGTACTGGGCGCGCAGAATCTGCCGCGTGGTGCCCAAGTCCGGGTCAAGCTCGGCGAGATCGATGAGATCACGCTGGATGTGACCGGAACCGTGCTGGAGAGACTGGACGACGCGCAGGCCAACCAGGCCGAGACAGAGTCGCCAGAGGACGAGGAGGAGGCTGTAGCTGGGCCCATCGCCATCGCGGTGGACATGAGCGACGGTGAGGACGCGGCGGCCATAAAAACCGATTAA
- a CDS encoding energy transducer TonB, with the protein MKFLPFLRSLSTLQLALAVSVLLHAAVLSIRFIDPQAFDRVFEDTPLEVILVNAKSNDAPSDKAQAVAQANLAGGGESANSQERATSPLPYSAITNMGDDFEERQRQVDAMQAQQMQLLADLRNQLAQYQPPDTRKTSASLAEIEQEEKHQQLLKMLAEIEKRIHEENARPKKRYISPATREEVFAIYYDQLRRKVEDRGTSNFPEAGGRKLYGELVMIMTVNHDGRVLGTEVYKSSGNQQLDRRAEAIAVSSGPFGHFGPALRAKADQIAVVSKFRFTREQTLETANLQ; encoded by the coding sequence GTGAAGTTTTTGCCATTTCTTCGATCCCTGTCCACACTGCAACTGGCGCTGGCCGTGTCCGTGCTGCTGCACGCGGCCGTCCTGAGCATCCGCTTCATTGATCCCCAGGCCTTTGACCGGGTGTTCGAGGACACCCCGCTCGAAGTGATTCTGGTCAACGCCAAATCCAACGATGCCCCGTCGGACAAGGCCCAGGCTGTCGCCCAGGCCAATCTGGCCGGCGGCGGCGAATCGGCCAATAGCCAGGAGCGTGCCACCAGCCCGCTGCCCTACTCGGCCATCACCAATATGGGCGATGACTTTGAAGAGCGCCAGCGCCAGGTGGATGCCATGCAGGCCCAGCAGATGCAGCTGCTGGCCGATCTGCGCAACCAGCTCGCCCAGTACCAGCCGCCCGACACGCGCAAGACCAGCGCGTCCCTGGCCGAGATAGAGCAAGAGGAAAAGCACCAGCAACTGCTCAAGATGCTGGCCGAGATCGAAAAGCGCATCCACGAAGAAAACGCCCGCCCCAAAAAGCGCTACATCAGCCCCGCCACGCGCGAAGAGGTGTTCGCCATCTATTACGACCAGCTGCGCCGCAAGGTCGAGGACCGGGGCACCAGCAACTTCCCTGAGGCCGGTGGCCGCAAGCTCTATGGCGAGCTGGTGATGATCATGACCGTCAACCACGATGGCCGCGTGCTGGGCACCGAGGTCTACAAAAGCTCGGGCAACCAGCAGCTCGATCGCCGGGCCGAGGCCATTGCCGTCAGCAGCGGGCCCTTTGGCCACTTTGGCCCAGCCTTGCGTGCCAAGGCTGACCAGATTGCCGTGGTCTCCAAATTCCGCTTCACCCGCGAGCAAACGCTGGAAACTGCCAATTTGCAGTAA
- the aroE gene encoding shikimate dehydrogenase — MSLPDRYCVIGNPIAHSRSPRIHTLFAQLTGQALVYEAELVALDGFDAAVQQLVQAGTRGMNVTVPFKLEAAGLADSCSDRVQRAGAANTLVVGADGRIHADNTDGLGLVADIVRNAGVPLAGQRVLLLGAGGAAAGALAPLIAEAPALLVVCNRTHAKAQHLVDLHADLVQGASTQLQAMEADALAGPFDVVINATASSLQGAAIPVPGALLRPDALAYDTMYGPAAEPFLQWARQHGATGRDGLGMLVEQAAEAFALWRGVRPPSQPVLAQLRSELAAH; from the coding sequence ATGTCCCTTCCAGACCGCTATTGCGTCATCGGCAACCCGATTGCCCACAGCCGCTCACCCCGCATCCATACCTTGTTTGCGCAGCTGACCGGCCAGGCCCTGGTCTATGAGGCCGAGCTGGTGGCACTGGACGGTTTTGACGCCGCCGTGCAGCAGCTGGTACAGGCGGGCACCCGGGGCATGAACGTGACGGTGCCCTTCAAGCTGGAAGCGGCAGGCCTGGCCGACAGCTGCAGTGACCGCGTGCAGCGTGCCGGTGCGGCCAACACCCTGGTGGTGGGCGCTGATGGCCGCATCCATGCCGACAACACCGATGGCCTGGGCCTGGTGGCCGATATCGTGCGCAATGCTGGCGTGCCACTGGCAGGCCAGCGCGTGCTGCTGCTGGGCGCGGGTGGCGCCGCCGCCGGTGCGCTGGCACCGCTGATCGCCGAGGCCCCCGCCTTGCTCGTGGTCTGCAACCGCACCCACGCCAAGGCCCAGCACCTGGTCGACCTGCATGCCGACCTGGTCCAGGGCGCCAGCACCCAACTGCAAGCGATGGAGGCAGATGCACTGGCGGGCCCGTTTGATGTGGTAATCAACGCCACCGCCAGCAGCCTGCAAGGCGCCGCCATCCCCGTGCCCGGCGCGCTGCTGCGCCCGGATGCGCTGGCTTACGACACGATGTATGGCCCCGCCGCCGAGCCGTTTTTGCAATGGGCCCGACAGCATGGCGCCACCGGCCGCGATGGCCTGGGCATGCTGGTCGAGCAAGCCGCTGAGGCCTTTGCGCTGTGGCGCGGCGTGCGCCCGCCGTCACAGCCGGTGCTGGCGCAGCTGCGCAGCGAACTGGCGGCACACTGA
- a CDS encoding transglycosylase domain-containing protein has product MKAIARWIGWVLLLALGLQLFFIARIAVMARIDPASTAFERSEAWRQVRHDGRLHWRQQWRDYPQMSDQLKRAVVASEDDDFINHDGVLWDAIEKARARNAKAVERAEQRKEKALERAQAQAEKRGEAFDPNTVQDGPPVKLMGGSTITQQLAKNLLLSSERSLLRKGQELVLTYTLEALLSKQRILELYLNHAEWGDGVFGAEAAAQRYFGKSAAQLSGYEAARLAVMLPNPKGAEKNPQSAYLNRRTATIAARMRYAEIP; this is encoded by the coding sequence ATGAAGGCCATTGCGCGCTGGATCGGCTGGGTGCTGCTGCTGGCCCTGGGCCTGCAGCTCTTTTTCATCGCGCGCATCGCGGTGATGGCCCGCATCGACCCCGCATCCACCGCGTTTGAACGCAGCGAAGCCTGGCGCCAGGTGCGCCACGACGGGCGCTTGCACTGGCGCCAGCAATGGCGCGACTATCCGCAAATGTCCGACCAGCTCAAGCGCGCGGTCGTTGCCTCGGAAGACGATGATTTCATCAACCACGATGGCGTGCTCTGGGACGCCATTGAAAAAGCCCGCGCACGCAATGCCAAGGCCGTTGAGCGTGCCGAGCAGCGCAAGGAAAAAGCGCTGGAACGCGCCCAGGCCCAGGCTGAAAAGCGCGGCGAGGCCTTTGACCCCAACACCGTGCAAGACGGGCCACCCGTCAAGCTGATGGGCGGCTCGACCATCACCCAGCAACTGGCCAAGAACCTGCTGCTGTCGTCCGAGCGCAGCCTGCTGCGCAAGGGCCAGGAGCTGGTGCTGACCTATACGCTGGAGGCGCTGCTGAGCAAGCAGCGCATTCTGGAGCTGTACCTGAACCATGCCGAATGGGGGGACGGTGTCTTTGGCGCCGAGGCCGCGGCCCAGCGCTACTTTGGCAAATCGGCAGCGCAGCTGAGTGGCTATGAGGCGGCGCGCCTGGCCGTCATGCTGCCCAACCCCAAGGGCGCAGAAAAGAACCCGCAGTCGGCCTATCTGAACCGCCGCACCGCCACTATCGCAGCGCGCATGCGCTATGCTGAGATCCCCTGA